A region from the Methanofollis liminatans DSM 4140 genome encodes:
- a CDS encoding 4-phosphopantoate--beta-alanine ligase, with product MIPEDHPRYAALVVRERLADAMRAGIVAPEGLIAQGRGEAFDYLLGERTTASAARAEVDAAAMLLAARRPVISVNGNTAALSAHQLADLQEASGALVEVNLFHRTEERMQRITALLEEHGVDVLSGVPERLIPLSHDRALCLPDGIGAADLVLVPLEDGDRCAALRQMGKAVIAVDLNPLSRTAQTATLPVIDEVRRAVPAITAACRTMTPAAARERACGVDGKRYLKEAIAAIAARLEEMGHALE from the coding sequence GTGATCCCTGAGGACCACCCGCGCTATGCTGCCCTGGTGGTGCGGGAGCGCCTGGCCGATGCGATGCGGGCCGGGATCGTGGCGCCCGAGGGGCTGATCGCCCAGGGGCGCGGCGAGGCCTTCGACTACCTGCTCGGCGAGCGGACGACGGCGAGCGCCGCCCGGGCCGAGGTGGACGCCGCCGCGATGCTGCTCGCCGCACGGCGCCCGGTGATCTCGGTGAACGGGAACACCGCCGCCCTCTCCGCCCACCAGCTCGCCGACCTGCAGGAGGCGAGCGGGGCCCTGGTGGAGGTGAACCTCTTCCACCGGACCGAGGAGCGGATGCAGCGGATCACGGCCCTCCTGGAGGAGCACGGCGTGGACGTCCTTTCCGGCGTCCCGGAGCGGCTCATCCCCCTCTCCCACGACCGCGCCCTCTGCCTGCCCGACGGGATCGGCGCCGCCGATCTGGTGCTCGTCCCGCTCGAGGACGGGGATAGGTGCGCCGCCCTGCGGCAGATGGGAAAGGCGGTGATCGCCGTCGACCTAAACCCGCTCTCCAGGACGGCGCAGACGGCGACCCTGCCGGTGATCGACGAGGTGCGGCGGGCGGTGCCGGCGATCACCGCCGCCTGCCGGACGATGACGCCTGCCGCGGCGCGGGAGCGTGCATGCGGCGTGGACGGGAAGAGATACCTGAAAGAGGCGATCGCCGCGATCGCCGCACGGCTGGAGGAGATGGGGCATGCTCTGGAGTGA
- a CDS encoding DUF424 domain-containing protein has protein sequence MYLKVHHTPQGEVVAVCDADLLNTTLNHGDVQIAITGAFYGTEQATEEEIRAALKNASNANLMGKKATGVAIAMGLITEKGCLSVGGVPHAIIITV, from the coding sequence ATGTACCTGAAAGTCCACCATACACCACAGGGTGAGGTGGTGGCGGTCTGCGATGCCGACCTGCTCAACACCACCCTCAACCACGGCGACGTCCAGATCGCCATCACCGGGGCGTTTTACGGCACCGAGCAGGCGACCGAGGAGGAGATCCGCGCCGCCCTTAAAAATGCCAGCAATGCAAACCTCATGGGGAAGAAGGCGACCGGGGTCGCCATCGCCATGGGACTGATCACCGAGAAGGGATGCCTGTCTGTCGGCGGCGTCCCGCATGCGATCATCATCACCGTCTGA
- a CDS encoding replication factor C small subunit: MLWSEKYRPSTLEGVLGQEEAVRVLSSFAESGNVPHLLIVGPTGTGKSIAVEALARTLYGANWQENTTVFPAADLFEQGKKYLEADERFGHIYKKDESFLTNFKYLVKWYAAIRPLDAGFKLMVFEGASAISREAQQGLRRIMERYSGTCRFVFLTTNGSAIIPAIASRCLPITFVPVDDDLIRRRLTAILEGEGVAADRVSADDLDLIVPAAGGDLRRATILLQVFAESKGPVDLAQTTSSETETVAASAFAALMSGNPAAARQRAESLLIDYGLTGPEVIRELAKAAEREYNDPRIAVALADADLVIRRGSNEFIQINALLARISQEVFS, from the coding sequence ATGCTCTGGAGTGAGAAATACCGGCCGTCGACCCTGGAGGGCGTCCTCGGCCAGGAAGAGGCGGTGCGGGTGCTCTCGTCCTTTGCGGAGAGCGGGAACGTCCCGCACCTGCTGATCGTCGGGCCGACCGGGACCGGGAAGAGCATCGCCGTCGAGGCGCTCGCCCGGACGCTGTACGGTGCCAACTGGCAGGAGAACACCACCGTTTTTCCTGCGGCCGACCTCTTCGAGCAGGGGAAGAAATACCTTGAAGCGGACGAGCGCTTCGGGCACATCTATAAGAAAGACGAGAGTTTCCTGACGAACTTCAAGTACCTGGTGAAGTGGTACGCCGCCATCAGGCCCCTCGACGCCGGTTTCAAACTGATGGTCTTCGAGGGGGCGTCGGCGATCAGCCGCGAGGCCCAGCAGGGGCTGCGCCGGATCATGGAGCGCTACTCGGGGACCTGCCGGTTCGTCTTTCTCACCACGAACGGCAGCGCCATCATCCCGGCGATCGCCTCGCGCTGCCTGCCGATCACCTTCGTCCCGGTGGACGACGACCTGATCAGGCGGCGGCTCACCGCGATCCTGGAGGGCGAGGGCGTGGCGGCCGACCGGGTCTCCGCGGACGACCTCGACCTGATCGTGCCGGCGGCCGGGGGCGACCTGCGGCGGGCGACGATCCTGCTCCAGGTCTTCGCCGAGTCAAAGGGCCCGGTCGATCTTGCACAGACCACCTCGTCAGAGACCGAAACCGTCGCCGCCTCGGCTTTTGCGGCGCTGATGAGCGGGAACCCGGCGGCGGCGCGGCAGCGGGCCGAGTCCCTGCTCATCGACTACGGGCTCACCGGGCCCGAGGTGATCAGGGAACTTGCGAAGGCGGCCGAGCGGGAGTACAACGATCCCAGGATCGCCGTCGCCCTTGCCGACGCCGACCTGGTGATCAGGCGGGGCTCGAACGAATTCATTCAGATCAACGCCCTGCTGGCGAGGATCAGCCAGGAGGTTTTTTCATGA
- the coaBC gene encoding bifunctional phosphopantothenoylcysteine decarboxylase/phosphopantothenate--cysteine ligase CoaBC — protein sequence MTGGGKLEGKTIVLGVTGSIAAVETVRLAHELRRRGAVVQAVMTAAACGIVHPDALTYATGREAIVRCTGMVEHVLYCGEGGQADLLLVAPCTANTIGKIACGIDDTPVTTFATTALGRGMPVVVAPAMHESMYRHQGVAANLDRLRAWGIDIVPPRIEEGRAKIARIEDIVLHAERALSGRPLAGKRVLITSGACAEAVDDVRVLTTRSTGQMGRALALEAFRLGAEVTVVHAGRFPCVRNVHAETAGEMMEAVLQEAPAADIYISAAAISDFLPERAEGKIPSGAGRTIRLEPLPKVLDAVLDVFAGTAVAFKLGWDEEARARSMLASGVAMVVTNAPPAMGAPGGEFVIMTGESSEQVSGTKEEVAAAIWSALL from the coding sequence ATGACCGGCGGCGGAAAACTCGAAGGGAAAACGATTGTTCTGGGCGTTACCGGCAGCATTGCGGCGGTCGAGACGGTGCGGCTCGCCCACGAGCTGCGGCGGCGCGGCGCCGTCGTCCAGGCAGTGATGACGGCGGCGGCCTGCGGGATCGTCCACCCGGACGCCCTCACCTATGCGACAGGCAGGGAGGCGATCGTCCGCTGCACCGGCATGGTGGAGCACGTCCTCTACTGCGGGGAGGGGGGCCAGGCCGACCTGCTGCTCGTCGCACCCTGCACGGCGAACACCATCGGGAAGATCGCCTGCGGGATCGACGATACGCCGGTCACGACATTTGCGACGACGGCGCTCGGCCGCGGGATGCCGGTGGTGGTGGCGCCGGCGATGCACGAGAGCATGTACCGCCATCAGGGCGTCGCCGCAAACCTCGACCGCCTGCGGGCCTGGGGCATCGATATCGTCCCGCCGCGGATCGAGGAGGGGCGGGCGAAGATCGCCAGGATCGAGGATATCGTCCTCCACGCCGAACGTGCCCTCTCGGGTCGGCCCCTTGCCGGAAAACGGGTGCTGATCACGAGCGGCGCCTGCGCCGAGGCGGTGGACGACGTCCGGGTGCTCACCACCCGCTCGACCGGACAGATGGGCCGCGCCCTGGCCCTCGAGGCGTTCAGGCTCGGGGCCGAGGTAACGGTCGTCCACGCGGGCCGGTTCCCGTGCGTGCGGAATGTGCATGCCGAAACGGCAGGGGAGATGATGGAGGCCGTCCTTCAAGAGGCGCCGGCGGCGGACATCTATATCTCGGCGGCGGCGATCTCGGACTTTTTGCCCGAACGGGCAGAGGGAAAGATCCCGAGCGGGGCGGGGCGGACGATCCGCCTCGAACCGCTTCCGAAGGTGCTGGACGCCGTCCTCGATGTTTTTGCCGGAACGGCGGTCGCCTTCAAACTCGGCTGGGACGAGGAGGCGCGGGCGCGCTCGATGCTGGCCTCGGGCGTCGCCATGGTGGTGACGAATGCGCCGCCGGCGATGGGCGCCCCCGGGGGGGAGTTTGTGATTATGACGGGGGAAAGCAGCGAACAGGTGAGCGGGACGAAGGAGGAGGTGGCAGCGGCGATATGGTCCGCACTGCTGTAG
- a CDS encoding class I SAM-dependent methyltransferase: protein MKRNLEKIRQHYDHVAGVYDSRYGGSVGNRYHGHIRDHVMRCLPPGGDLLDLGCGTGLFMAHYLSNGGTAVGLDLSYAMVHAARFQNGLDHVMAGTADRLPFKDESFDAVSSILAFSYVPDPAAMLAEVNRVLRPGGRVAICTLGRNVFTSALPAVYRLGERVHWRRIGVGDFGEHYYTEEEMEELFAAAGFVETKVNRCSFAHVNLSRPIFDLAQRAEPLVERRCPYLAFNICASGKKER, encoded by the coding sequence ATGAAGCGTAACCTCGAGAAGATACGCCAGCACTACGACCATGTTGCCGGGGTCTATGATTCCCGGTACGGCGGGAGCGTGGGGAACCGGTACCACGGCCATATCAGGGATCACGTGATGCGGTGCCTCCCGCCGGGGGGCGACCTGCTCGATCTCGGCTGCGGGACCGGGCTGTTTATGGCCCATTACCTCTCCAACGGCGGGACGGCGGTGGGACTGGACCTCTCGTATGCGATGGTGCATGCGGCGCGGTTCCAGAACGGGCTCGATCATGTGATGGCCGGAACGGCGGATCGGCTGCCGTTCAAGGACGAGTCGTTCGACGCCGTCTCCAGCATCCTGGCCTTCAGCTACGTGCCTGACCCGGCGGCGATGCTCGCCGAGGTCAACCGCGTGCTGCGGCCGGGCGGGCGGGTGGCGATCTGCACCCTGGGCCGCAACGTCTTCACCTCGGCGCTGCCGGCGGTCTACCGCCTGGGGGAGCGGGTGCACTGGCGCCGGATCGGGGTCGGGGATTTCGGGGAGCACTACTATACCGAGGAGGAGATGGAGGAACTCTTCGCGGCCGCCGGGTTCGTGGAGACGAAAGTGAACCGGTGCTCGTTCGCCCACGTGAACCTCTCCAGACCCATCTTCGACCTGGCGCAGCGGGCCGAGCCCCTGGTGGAGCGCCGGTGCCCGTACCTCGCC
- a CDS encoding pantoate kinase — protein sequence MVRTAVAFSPGHISGYFMKVAGESPATTGSLGAGIVIEEGVVASVSTSDVTEVVVGRNDEKGTVLSETAGSPPVEYALERLGVNARVETRCSLPIGAGFGLSAAALLASITAVDALFDLGMDRREIAALAHEAEVVHSTGLGDVAACQGGGIVCRTTPGPEGEIRRFYPEEAIWAVSFGPLPTPEVIGSQAQIERIAAAFPEGCPSDLPEFFRLSRAFAGRSGLVPPEVGAVLAACDAAGVRASMTMLGRGAFAAGDGAEEVFSRFAPPIPLHIAREGFRLLEVRA from the coding sequence ATGGTCCGCACTGCTGTAGCGTTCTCGCCCGGGCACATCTCAGGCTACTTCATGAAAGTAGCCGGGGAGAGCCCGGCGACGACCGGGAGCCTCGGGGCCGGGATCGTCATCGAGGAGGGAGTCGTGGCCTCGGTCTCGACATCTGATGTGACCGAAGTCGTGGTCGGCCGGAACGACGAGAAAGGGACGGTGCTCTCCGAGACGGCGGGGTCGCCGCCGGTGGAGTACGCCCTGGAACGTCTTGGCGTGAACGCCCGCGTGGAGACACGGTGCAGCCTCCCGATCGGGGCCGGGTTCGGGCTCTCGGCCGCGGCCCTGCTCGCCTCGATCACGGCGGTCGACGCCCTCTTCGACCTCGGCATGGACCGCCGGGAGATTGCGGCCCTCGCCCACGAGGCCGAGGTGGTGCACAGCACCGGCCTCGGGGACGTCGCCGCCTGCCAGGGCGGCGGGATCGTCTGCCGGACGACGCCCGGGCCCGAAGGGGAGATCAGGCGGTTTTACCCCGAGGAGGCGATCTGGGCGGTCTCGTTCGGGCCGCTCCCGACGCCCGAGGTGATTGGGTCGCAGGCGCAGATCGAGCGGATCGCCGCAGCCTTTCCCGAGGGGTGCCCCTCAGACCTCCCTGAATTTTTCAGGCTCTCCCGTGCATTTGCCGGCCGGAGCGGGCTTGTCCCCCCGGAGGTCGGGGCGGTGCTCGCCGCCTGCGACGCCGCCGGGGTGCGGGCGAGCATGACGATGCTCGGGCGGGGGGCTTTTGCCGCCGGTGACGGTGCTGAGGAGGTCTTCTCCCGGTTTGCCCCGCCCATTCCCCTGCACATCGCCCGCGAGGGGTTCAGGCTGCTGGAGGTGCGGGCGTGA
- a CDS encoding class I SAM-dependent methyltransferase — translation MRVRRVGKEALAAAVREPWADPSRRPYVEGETAWVPVRDGYPCDDDLPERRPYGGRPFQMIGDTAVVRGRRPTAEEVAAILAWRRPACVLYLAAIEGVRRLPAVETLYGEAHPVCHHENGLCYRLNPAEVMYAAGNLEERALMGRTAQEGERVADMFAGIGYFTLPMAAAGANVHAMEINPVSFGYLAENIEANGLTGRVRAECGDCRRLLAGTYDRIVMGHFDAVAFLSEALAHARGGTVIHLHALGDVADAARVSAESTGFKVRIATRKVKKYGPHIWHIVHDMVLS, via the coding sequence ATGCGGGTGCGGAGAGTCGGAAAAGAGGCGCTCGCGGCAGCGGTGCGCGAGCCGTGGGCCGATCCCTCCCGCAGGCCGTATGTCGAGGGGGAGACCGCCTGGGTGCCGGTGCGCGATGGGTATCCCTGCGACGATGACCTCCCTGAGCGGCGGCCGTACGGCGGCCGACCCTTCCAGATGATCGGCGACACGGCTGTGGTGCGCGGCCGGCGGCCGACCGCGGAGGAAGTGGCGGCGATCCTCGCATGGCGGCGGCCGGCCTGCGTGCTGTACCTCGCGGCGATCGAGGGCGTCCGACGCCTGCCCGCGGTGGAGACGCTCTACGGCGAGGCTCACCCGGTCTGCCACCACGAGAACGGACTTTGTTACCGGCTCAACCCGGCCGAGGTGATGTATGCGGCCGGGAACCTGGAGGAGCGGGCCTTGATGGGCAGGACAGCGCAGGAGGGCGAGCGGGTGGCCGACATGTTCGCCGGAATCGGCTACTTCACGCTGCCGATGGCGGCGGCCGGGGCGAATGTGCATGCGATGGAGATAAACCCGGTCTCGTTCGGCTACCTCGCAGAGAATATCGAGGCGAACGGGCTTACCGGGAGGGTCAGGGCGGAGTGCGGCGACTGCCGACGCCTGCTCGCCGGCACCTACGACCGGATCGTGATGGGGCATTTCGACGCCGTTGCGTTTCTCTCCGAAGCCCTCGCCCATGCGCGGGGGGGAACCGTCATCCACCTCCACGCCCTCGGGGACGTTGCGGACGCGGCCCGGGTTTCGGCTGAATCGACCGGTTTCAAGGTCAGAATCGCCACCCGCAAAGTAAAGAAATATGGGCCGCATATATGGCATATCGTACACGACATGGTGCTCTCATGA
- a CDS encoding 60S ribosomal export protein NMD3 — MEILRSVCPRCGKPSAGLCNECRAAETEWFTCDPRVETIYCPVCDSRKQGKTWSDTTVDRAALLQELAYSALHFHPDVRRPEAQFTFRETSPNRTAVTAEVRGLLYGVEVSGECSTKIVWIKEQCDRCNRISGGYYEGIIQVRATDRRPSTREIDRAARITEELETSLQEAGERLAFVSKVEATRDGLDIVVGSNHMGQLLASQISGALGGRLSTHPKLVGEKDGKKLYRITFLVRLPRYQRGDVVLSRGRYLEVRSATQGQAQVFDLQDGSNRIVREDEIERLVGNVGDAESALVAYLYDDVLGILDPRTQGAVECRALPWLHPEEGGTVLVIRDGETGQFVLVG, encoded by the coding sequence ATGGAAATCCTCAGGAGCGTCTGCCCGCGATGCGGCAAACCCTCGGCCGGGCTCTGCAACGAGTGCCGGGCGGCCGAGACAGAATGGTTCACCTGCGACCCGAGAGTGGAGACGATCTACTGCCCGGTCTGCGACTCGCGCAAACAGGGGAAGACCTGGAGCGACACCACCGTCGATAGGGCGGCCCTGCTCCAGGAGCTGGCGTATTCGGCGCTCCACTTCCACCCGGACGTCAGGCGCCCGGAGGCGCAGTTCACCTTCAGGGAGACGAGCCCGAACCGGACGGCCGTCACCGCGGAGGTCCGCGGCCTGCTCTACGGGGTCGAGGTCTCGGGCGAGTGCAGCACGAAGATCGTCTGGATAAAAGAGCAGTGCGACCGGTGCAACCGGATCAGCGGCGGGTATTACGAAGGGATCATCCAGGTGCGGGCGACCGACCGGCGGCCCTCGACGCGCGAGATCGACCGGGCGGCCCGGATCACCGAGGAACTCGAGACCTCCCTCCAGGAGGCGGGCGAACGGCTCGCCTTTGTCTCGAAGGTCGAGGCGACGAGGGACGGGCTGGATATCGTGGTCGGCTCGAACCATATGGGCCAGCTCCTCGCGAGCCAGATCTCCGGCGCCCTCGGCGGCCGTCTCTCAACCCACCCGAAACTGGTGGGGGAGAAGGACGGAAAGAAACTCTACCGGATCACCTTCCTGGTCCGCCTGCCGCGCTACCAGCGCGGGGACGTCGTCCTCAGCCGCGGCCGGTACCTTGAGGTGCGCTCGGCGACCCAGGGGCAGGCGCAGGTCTTCGACCTGCAGGACGGTTCGAACCGGATCGTCAGGGAGGACGAGATCGAACGGCTTGTCGGGAATGTCGGCGATGCCGAGAGCGCCCTCGTCGCTTATCTCTACGACGACGTCCTAGGCATCCTGGACCCGCGGACGCAAGGAGCCGTGGAGTGCCGGGCGCTGCCCTGGCTCCACCCCGAAGAGGGCGGGACGGTCCTCGTGATCAGGGACGGCGAGACCGGACAGTTCGTGCTCGTCGGGTGA